One stretch of Candidatus Binataceae bacterium DNA includes these proteins:
- a CDS encoding S1 RNA-binding domain-containing protein has protein sequence LVHISDLSWTKKVRHPSEVYKKGDEVEATVLGIDVENERVSLGVKQLTPDPWSTVAQRYPLNTRVHGKVSSVADFGVFVELEEGIEGLIHISQLSNERVDKPSSLFKVGDELEAIVVQVDSRERRIGLSIKAIKQHEEREEMQAYLKREHEAARFSMEDILNEELRLDREEGGRGAPRGQRRDR, from the coding sequence CTCGTGCACATCTCGGATCTTTCGTGGACCAAGAAGGTGCGTCATCCCTCGGAAGTGTACAAGAAGGGCGACGAGGTCGAGGCGACCGTGCTCGGCATCGACGTCGAGAACGAGCGCGTGAGCCTCGGCGTCAAGCAGCTCACGCCCGATCCGTGGTCGACCGTGGCGCAGCGCTATCCGCTCAACACGCGGGTGCACGGCAAGGTGAGCTCGGTCGCCGACTTCGGCGTGTTCGTCGAACTCGAGGAAGGGATCGAGGGGCTCATCCATATCTCGCAGCTCAGCAACGAGCGCGTGGACAAACCTTCCTCGCTGTTCAAGGTTGGCGACGAGCTCGAGGCGATCGTGGTGCAGGTCGACAGCCGCGAGCGTCGGATCGGGCTTTCGATAAAGGCGATCAAGCAGCACGAGGAGCGCGAAGAGATGCAGGCCTATCTCAAGCGCGAGCACGAGGCGGCGCGCTTCTCGATGGAAGATATCCTGAACGAAGAGCTGCGGCTCGACCGCGAAGAGGGCGGGCGCGGGGCGCCGCGCGGGCAGCGCCGCGACCGCTGA
- a CDS encoding integration host factor subunit beta — MTKRGVIDELLARHQKFSHRQSETIVNAMFEEMASVLAHGGRIEIRGFGSFGVKQRRARQGRNPRTGDMVAVEAKRVPFFRTGKELRAGLNGAEQDAQARSA; from the coding sequence ATGACCAAGCGCGGCGTTATCGACGAATTGCTGGCAAGGCATCAGAAATTCTCGCATCGCCAGTCCGAGACCATCGTCAACGCGATGTTCGAGGAGATGGCGAGCGTGCTGGCCCACGGCGGACGAATCGAGATTCGCGGCTTCGGCAGCTTCGGCGTCAAGCAGCGGCGCGCGCGCCAGGGGCGCAATCCGCGCACCGGCGACATGGTCGCCGTGGAAGCCAAGCGCGTCCCGTTCTTCCGCACCGGCAAGGAACTGCGCGCGGGCCTCAATGGCGCCGAGCAGGACGCCCAGGCGCGCTCCGCGTAA
- a CDS encoding HIT domain-containing protein, whose product MARPADGEPLRLWAPWRGTYLRTAGLPGRGCIFCFGTPGAAERRRRLVLYAGPLALVMLNRYPYNNGHLMIAPRRHLASPDLLERAERAALAELQAAALTLLRRAYNCEGFNLGANLGRCGGAGFADHMHWHVVPRWDGDVNFMPVLAATRVISEHLETTFDLLEPLFKTVDAAIS is encoded by the coding sequence TTGGCCCGGCCCGCCGACGGCGAGCCGCTGCGGCTGTGGGCGCCCTGGCGAGGGACCTACCTGCGCACTGCCGGCCTGCCGGGCCGCGGATGCATCTTCTGCTTCGGCACGCCCGGCGCCGCCGAGCGCCGCCGCAGGCTGGTGCTTTACGCGGGGCCGCTCGCGCTGGTGATGCTCAATCGCTACCCCTACAACAATGGCCACTTGATGATCGCGCCGCGCCGCCACCTCGCTTCGCCCGACCTGCTCGAGCGCGCCGAGCGCGCCGCGCTCGCCGAGCTGCAGGCCGCGGCGCTGACGCTTCTGCGCCGCGCCTACAACTGCGAGGGGTTCAATCTGGGCGCGAACCTTGGGCGATGCGGCGGCGCGGGCTTTGCCGATCACATGCACTGGCACGTGGTGCCGCGATGGGACGGCGACGTCAATTTCATGCCGGTGCTGGCGGCGACGCGCGTGATCTCGGAGCATCTCGAGACAACCTTCGATTTACTGGAGCCGCTTTTCAAGACGGTCGACGCTGCCATATCCTAA